The Mixta hanseatica genome includes a region encoding these proteins:
- a CDS encoding YmfQ family protein — protein sequence MDLTAQYQQMLAALLPRGPAWDKDDPLLKGLAQSLQRVHARADVLMNEADARTVTELIDRYEALTGLPDSCVPAGTQTLAERRQRLDAKINLAGGINETFYYAQLAALGYPDATITRYGKSQYRCTSRCTDSGFSDEWRYFWQVNIPASAQVSSMVCTDYCTSSLRSWGDTVLECVMMKLAPSHTYVTFLYLE from the coding sequence ATGGACCTGACAGCACAATATCAGCAGATGCTGGCTGCTCTGCTTCCCCGCGGGCCCGCCTGGGATAAAGACGATCCACTGCTGAAGGGGCTGGCTCAGTCTCTTCAGCGGGTGCATGCGCGCGCTGATGTTCTGATGAATGAGGCAGATGCCAGAACCGTAACGGAGTTAATTGATCGTTATGAAGCCCTGACCGGACTGCCTGACAGCTGCGTACCAGCCGGAACCCAGACCCTGGCGGAACGGCGTCAGCGGCTCGATGCAAAAATCAACCTGGCCGGTGGCATTAACGAGACATTTTATTACGCCCAGCTGGCGGCGCTGGGATATCCGGACGCAACAATCACCCGCTACGGAAAAAGCCAGTACCGCTGCACGTCGCGCTGTACGGATTCCGGATTCAGCGACGAATGGCGTTACTTCTGGCAGGTCAATATCCCGGCCTCAGCTCAGGTCAGTAGTATGGTCTGTACGGACTACTGTACTTCTTCTCTGCGTTCCTGGGGAGATACGGTTCTTGAGTGCGTCATGATGAAGCTTGCCCCCTCACATACCTATGTCACTTTTCTTTATCTGGAGTAA
- a CDS encoding gp53-like domain-containing protein has translation MHRIDTPTAQPDKFGPGKNGFTGGNPQTGQLPTALDQDFFDALQEEIARVVEGAGLELDKQDHGQMLIALGMLFAEKDATITALSGLATAANKLPYFTGNDKADVTDLTVIGRSILGQDTKDGVLSYLGLGDASKRGVGSGANQIPDMSSFSSLLSETGYQKLPGGLIIQWGLTGASNASTGIATATFPITFPTACLNVSLTEQTTVTGTTPHSGVNCWGLNTTLTTSGFTATCAAKLSNAAAASEAARFIAIGY, from the coding sequence ATGCATCGCATTGATACACCCACCGCCCAGCCGGATAAATTCGGCCCGGGTAAAAATGGCTTTACCGGCGGTAATCCGCAAACCGGCCAACTCCCTACGGCGCTTGATCAGGATTTCTTTGATGCGCTGCAGGAAGAAATTGCGCGTGTTGTTGAGGGGGCCGGGTTAGAACTGGATAAACAGGATCATGGTCAGATGTTAATTGCACTTGGCATGTTGTTTGCCGAAAAAGATGCAACAATAACCGCATTATCTGGGCTGGCAACAGCGGCCAACAAGCTCCCTTATTTCACAGGTAATGATAAGGCAGACGTGACGGATTTAACCGTGATCGGCAGAAGTATTCTCGGTCAAGATACTAAAGATGGCGTTCTCTCATACCTCGGTTTGGGAGACGCATCTAAGCGAGGCGTTGGGTCAGGCGCTAACCAAATTCCTGACATGTCTTCTTTCTCATCACTTCTGAGCGAAACCGGCTACCAAAAATTACCAGGCGGGCTAATTATACAGTGGGGGCTAACGGGCGCTAGTAACGCATCAACCGGTATCGCTACAGCAACATTTCCAATAACATTCCCTACCGCTTGTTTGAATGTGTCCTTGACAGAACAAACAACAGTAACCGGCACAACTCCTCATTCTGGAGTCAATTGCTGGGGATTAAATACTACTTTAACTACTTCTGGTTTCACTGCTACGTGCGCTGCAAAGCTAAGCAACGCAGCCGCTGCATCTGAGGCTGCTAGATTTATTGCAATAGGATACTGA
- a CDS encoding tail fiber assembly protein, producing the protein MSYFFSPDKNAFYDSELKSAYDATNSWPEDAIEVSDDIFQTYIAAPPEGKVRGSIEGEPGWVDVPPLTSEENVTAAANKKSILISDASAIIAPLQDAVDLDMATDSEKESLAVWKKYRVLLNRVDTSSAPEIDWPTLPS; encoded by the coding sequence ATGTCATATTTCTTTTCACCAGACAAAAACGCTTTTTACGACAGTGAATTAAAAAGTGCTTATGATGCTACCAATTCTTGGCCTGAAGATGCAATTGAGGTTAGTGACGATATATTTCAGACATATATCGCTGCCCCGCCCGAAGGAAAGGTGAGGGGTAGCATTGAGGGTGAGCCGGGATGGGTTGATGTTCCGCCTCTGACATCTGAAGAGAACGTAACGGCAGCAGCCAACAAAAAAAGCATTCTGATAAGCGATGCGTCGGCGATTATTGCGCCGCTACAAGACGCCGTTGACTTAGACATGGCTACAGATAGTGAGAAAGAAAGCCTTGCGGTATGGAAGAAATATCGAGTACTTCTTAATCGCGTTGATACTTCTAGTGCGCCGGAAATTGATTGGCCGACATTGCCATCGTGA
- a CDS encoding acyltransferase family protein — translation MAAILVVCSHSWRFRDIGFINNEVTKADYFYIGNFGALGVQLFFCITGFLFFKKILKDGLTIDWQAFYLSRIKRLAPLYFAFCICVFVIGMSVAGVSSVNSQAITSAAKLLTFGFMGTTFSIGNYNSGYITPILWTLSYEWKFYIAIPMIAAFISTKKSSLIFIILSAAIYISLSASDNFNIWVFFLSGGLAAFLERYNSEKISFWMKPVFYLLSAFIILSSFSHEIDKYGVFRALTTTLLFISIILAKPQILKLKGLVYAGEISYGIYLFHLMIIYLFNSIASCFLKGIPLPGYGVLSLVAGYCLLVSLLTSFTFRFIEYPFMRKP, via the coding sequence TTGGCTGCTATTCTAGTAGTTTGTAGCCACTCTTGGAGATTCCGAGATATTGGGTTTATAAATAATGAAGTAACCAAAGCTGATTATTTTTATATAGGTAACTTTGGGGCTTTAGGTGTCCAGTTATTTTTTTGCATTACTGGCTTTTTGTTTTTCAAGAAAATATTGAAAGATGGCTTAACAATTGACTGGCAAGCCTTCTACTTATCAAGAATAAAAAGGCTCGCACCGCTTTATTTTGCTTTCTGCATTTGCGTGTTTGTTATAGGTATGAGCGTAGCTGGGGTTAGTTCTGTTAACTCTCAGGCCATCACCTCAGCTGCAAAGCTCCTGACATTTGGTTTTATGGGTACAACATTCAGCATAGGTAATTATAATTCAGGCTATATAACACCAATCCTATGGACCCTGTCTTACGAGTGGAAATTCTATATAGCAATCCCTATGATTGCCGCATTTATATCAACCAAGAAATCCTCTTTAATCTTTATAATTTTAAGCGCAGCCATCTATATTTCACTTAGCGCCTCCGACAACTTTAATATATGGGTATTCTTCCTTTCTGGCGGCTTGGCTGCATTCCTAGAAAGATATAATTCAGAAAAAATTTCATTTTGGATGAAGCCTGTTTTTTATTTGCTGTCTGCTTTTATTATTTTGAGTTCATTCTCGCATGAGATAGACAAGTACGGGGTCTTTAGAGCATTAACAACAACCCTGCTTTTCATTAGCATTATCTTAGCCAAGCCGCAGATTTTGAAGCTTAAAGGTTTGGTTTATGCGGGTGAGATAAGCTATGGCATTTATCTATTCCACTTGATGATTATATACTTATTCAACAGCATTGCCTCTTGTTTCCTTAAGGGTATTCCTTTGCCGGGCTATGGTGTATTAAGTTTAGTGGCAGGCTACTGTCTCTTGGTTTCATTACTGACGTCTTTCACATTCAGATTTATAGAGTACCCATTTATGAGAAAGCCCTAG